The genomic region caaataggcagagaggcagacagagagagaggaagggaagcaggctccccgctgagcagacagcccaatgcagggcttgatgcggggcttgatgtagggctcgatcccaggactctgggatcatgacctgagccaaaggcagaggctttaacccactgagccacccaggcgccccttgtatctcatttcaaaataaagagctcTGGGGCAtcggagtggctcagtcagttgggcgtcagactcttgattttggctcaggtcatggtctcagagtcagGGATTAAGTTCcgaggtgggctccctgctcagtggggagtccgctggagattgtctccctctgcccctcccctcactctctttctctcaatacataaataaataaaatcttaagaataaataaatcaagagttCTGAAATCAATATGAAAAAACCCAATGGCTCCCTAAGAAACTGGGCAAAGGATACAGActattcacagaaaaagaaatacaaataggtCTCTCAGAACTATGAAAAATTGATTATCCTTTCTCACTGAGATAAATGGAAGTCGAACTAGACTTGCATATCTTTACCTATAGGGAAAGATTAAAAACTTCAGTGAAAAACTGTCATGGTCAAATGATGGAAAAATAGGTTAATGGGAGAGCAAATCGGTGCAACCTTCATGTAGGACAATATCTACAAAATTGTGAACATGTATGCTCCCCTCCTTTTATGAATTGAggtgaaatacacataacataaaattaaccagggcacctggatggctcagtcagttgagcgtctgcctttggctcaggtcatgatctcaggatcctaggatggagccccatcccctgctccctgctcagtggggagcctgcttcttcctctccctctgcctctccccatgcttgtgcgctctgtcaaataaataaaatcttttttaaaaaaattaaccatcttaAAGTGATCAAGTCAGTAcattcactatgttgtacaaccACCATCTCtagttctaaaacattttcatcactccgaAAGAAAACGGTATTTATCAAGCAGTTACTCGctgttcctccctcctccagcctctggccaTCTGTAgtctgctttctgtttccatggattgacctattttggatatttcatttGAATGGAAAGATAAAACGCAAGACCTTTTatatctggcttttttcatttagcataatgcttaTCTACATTGTGGCATACAACAGtacttgggtttttttaatagctgaataatgttccattgccTGTGTATTCCACAGCTtgcttatccatttgtccatgatgtttttgtcatttccacctttgggctattgtgaataatgctggtaTGAACAACGCATATGCCTTTGGCCCAACAGTTCCATTACTAGGAACTGACCCTACCAATACGCCCTcacaaaaaaatgtaaagcaaataaCTAAAAACCAGCTGAATGTCCACCACTGAGAGGCTAGCTAtctaaaatctgcatttttgcAGAGACTACTCTGAAGCCTTAACAATAAGGCAACTCTTCAAGGACTAATACTAAAAGAACTATCTTCTATGAAAATGTCAGGTATAGCTCATGGCATAGAGTACACTATCACTCGTGTAAAGtaaaggaggagaggaggaaagattttacataaatgtaattttaaaattatttaaagtgagatataattgacatatcacATTGTATCTGTTTTAGGTGTACAAcgtgatttaatatttgtatatttcatgAAACGatcacagtaagtttagttaacatccatcactatGGGAGTTACAActatttttcttgtaatgagaacttttaagatctgctctcttagcaactttcagatgTGCAATACagcagtgttaactatagtcaccaagCTATAGATTACATTCCCAGAATTTACTtaccttataactggaagtttgtatcttttgaccaacTTCCCCCATTTTGccaaaccccacccccaacctctgaCAACCAGCAGTCTGTCCTCTGTGTCTATGAATTTgggatttgtttgtttagattccatgtacaagtgagatcacacagtgtttatctttttcagacttatttcatttagcataatgcactcATGGTCCAtttgtgttgttgcaaatggcggAATTCCCTTtgtttaatggctgagtaatatccgtgtgtgcacacatgtgcgcaTGTGCGCTCCGCActgtcttcatccattcatccctcAGTGGACActgattgtttccatatcttagctattgtaaataatgctgacgTGAACATGAAGGTGCCCATGGTTTCAAGATGTTGATTTcactttctttggataaataaccagaagtgaagttgctggatcatagggttttatttttaattttgaggaacctccatactgttttccacagtggctgcaaccCATTTACaatcctaccaacagtgcacaagaattcccccacatcctcgccaacactcattatttcttgtcttacaggaaattatttatttatttatttatttatttattttgcttgaaTTTGCACAGAATATCTGGCATCTCTGGAAGGATCTGCAAGAAACTAGTAGTACTGGATGTCTCCCAGGAGAGGAACTGCATGGCCAGGGAGGAGATGGGGTTGTGCGGGGAGACTTGTTACTAAATACACTTTCATACCTtttgaattgggttttttttaaaggcctttttttcccccccaaagtaatctctatgcccaatttgggacttgaactcatgaccctgagatggagtgTAGCATATtctactgagccagtcaggcaccccatcTTTGAAATTTTGAGTTGTGGGACTCAACAAAAACTATTCTCattgtgaggggaaaaaatgtagcataaaaatctttttcttttaaacttgctcctccccacccccctcccccacatgctGGCTGAGTTAGCTGAGGAGAGGCGTCTGGCCAGGAGCTGGGGCAAGCTTGGGTTCATCTGAACAGTAGGGAGAAGGGTGTTGCCGGAGGGTGAGGATTTGCATGGCCCCCAGGATGGGCTCAGCCCAGGAATGAAGGGAGACCCACCCCAAGGAACCTCGCCTACAATTTCAGACTATAGAGATGGAAGTGCCTGGAaatttctggagaaagaaaaaggcaaatggcCAATCCAAAAGTCTGGGAATGAGACGGGCACTGGATTGTAGAAGCAGCAACAGTCAGAAGACAATGAAGAGAGAAGTCAGAATTCTGAAACAAAGTATCAGTAAAAGCAAAGGCTTTtgccccatgatgggtgtagagcttactttcaAGTGGGGCGTGGCTTTTGAGACAAACCTTTTCAGACTTGCAAGGACCCAGGGAATTACCTTCCAGTCATCCTTTCTTGGAAAGTTGTTAGAGGATGTGCTTCAGCAAAATGAGGTAGAAAACTAAGATAGTCAGGCTTGGGATCCAAATAAGAGTAGAGGCCAGAGGAGCCTCTGTGGCACTGACAGAACACTCAGGCCACCTTGGGATAGGGAGGACGGGACCACCATAGGACTCCACAGCTATACTGAGCAACAGACCACCTCTGCCACCCAGAGCTTCTCTGAATAGACTTGAGAGGATCAGATTCATCCCACCCAGGGAAGCCCAAGACAGTGGGTTGGAGcttgtgtcattttattttattttattttatttttttaagattttatttatttatttgacagacagagatcacaagtaggcagagaggcaggcagagagagaggaggaagcaggctccccgctgagcagagagtccgatgtggggctccatcccaggaccctgggatcatgacccgagccgaaggcagaggctttaacccactgagccacccaggcgccccgagcttgtgtcattttagattttaaaacccTCTGAGCCATTAGCTGGTGGGGGAAAGGAGGTCTGCCTCCTCAGGTAGGTCTGCCCCACCCTGGGTCCCTGGTCCTTGGTCTTTCTGTTCCAATGATAGGCCATAGCTCAGGTGTCCTCTAGAAAGCTTTTTCTGActtttccccacccccttgccaGCTGGACCAAGCACCATCTATCAGGACTTCACCACCAGAGCAGGGGAGCCCATCTCCATTAGTGCAGTGTGCCTGCCCCCAGTGTGGGGCCCCGGTGCACACAGTGGGGTCAGTAAGTTAGCCCCCAGGCTGCTCTGCACTGGAGTCATCTGAGGGAGGGGACATGGGACACAGCTTCCTGTCTCAAGAACAGCCCTCCCTGGGCAGGGGGACCCCCCAGTGAGGCAGGGCTGGCACCCAGAGAAGTAGGGCCTTGTGAACCTGTATGTTCCAGGCTTAGCCGTGGAGGCAAAGGAAGGGACTCCTCCTGCAGCCCTCCCCGGGGACCCTGGGCTAAGGGGCTCAGGGACTTTGAGATGGCAAGCCTGCCTTTCTGGAGgcggaaagaggaagagaaatcccctgggggcgggggggaggttcTGAGTCAGCTGAACTGTCATAATGGAAACAGCACACCCTGGGTATCAGGACACTTCTCCTCTGTGGCCTTAGAGACCCCTTATGAGACAGAAAGAACAGTCCTGTGCCAGGAGTTGGGCTTAAGTGACAGAAGGGTGACAAAGCCTCTGTTAACAGGCAAGGGAGACACTGCTGCTGACCCCACCGTGACAGCTGGTCAGCGGGGAAGAGACTGCAACATCTCTCCTCCAGCAAAGATGaaagtctttcacttccttagTTCCAAGTCTGCACTCAGGTTGGAGCCTTTTAGGGACCACGAGTTCCCTTTGTCCACCAGCCAGTGAAGAGCCTGCTGTCTGTCCACAGAGGATATCTtgactgggggggtgggggaagtcaTTTGAGAGGCTGTCCCCTAACTGGGGAGCGGCCTCCCGCGATGAGAAAGGCCAGGGTGACCACCAAGGCCCATCTGGGGGCGGAAAGTGACAGACTACGGGGGTGGTGAATGAAGGCCACCTGGGAGAACCCAGTGCTCTGAGACTTACTCAACGCCTCAGTCTGACACCTCTAAGCACATCCTGTTCCCATCTTCCCCTTGCGCAAGGCTGGGGCCCAGCAGGAGGAGGCCAGAGGCTCTGCTGCGCGGGGCGGGGGACAGCTTGGACGCCCCGGCTGCCTTCATTCGACCCCGTCACTTCGCTGGGTTGGGGGTGGCCAGGAGGGTCTTTCCCGTGGCCAGGGCCAGCGCCACCCCGCGTGTGCAGCCGCACCCGgcctgctggggggggggggggatgtgtgTGTGACGCGGGCAAGCCGCTGGGCTTCTcgaggcctcagttttcttgcccGTGAAGTGGGCTTGACAACAGCCTCGGCTTTTCCGGGCCGTGACGAGGCTCAGCAGTCCCGGGGGCGCCCATGCCGCGCGCGCACTCCCCGCGGGAGGCCGGAGTTTGGGGGCGtcaccgccccgcccccggccccgcccccggccccggcccgcttcctcctcccgccccgcgccccgcgggCAGCCCCCTGCCGCCGCGCCATGTCCGCCGGCTGGTTCCGGCGCCGCTTTCTGCCGGGGGGTCCGCTCCCCGCGCCGCGGCCCCCCCGGCCGCGCGCCAGCCCAGTGCCCTACCGGCGGCCCCGCTTTCTGCGCGGCTCGGGCTCGGGCCCCGGCCCCGCCGACGCCCCGCGCAGATCGGACGCCCGGCCTGTGCGCAGCCCGGCGCGGGGCCGCGCGCTGCCTTGGAATGCAGGCTACGCCGAGTGAGTGCCCCGCCCCGggagcccacccccacccctcggGTCCCTACTCCCGTCTCTCGGGCTCCTCCACCCCGCCCCTCGGGTTCCCTCCCGCCCCGGCCCTGCTGGGTCAGCCCCAGAGTCGGGACCAACCTGGAAAATAGCCTAAGCTGAGCgagtgcccccacccccggcctgtGGATAGCCCCCTCCTGTCCTCACCTGGGACTCTGGACagcctcctcccccgccccccgccaatcCCCGCCCCACCCTTATCTTTGGAACTCCAGCCTCCCTCAGAGAGGCTTGCGACTTGGGAAGGACCTGCACCTCTGGGGCTTCCAGGATGAGGCAGGGACACTGGACAGAGTTCCAGCACTGTGGGTCTTGGAGCTCACCGGCAGGCATGCATCTCACACTGGGTTGTGGCCTGTGCTGTATGGGGCTGCAAATCTGGCTGAGATGGGGCGGAGGATAGGCAAAGGAGCCCAGATCTCCCCAAGCAGCACCCCCTCTCACCTCCCAGCCCAGGTCAGCGGGTAGTCTCCCAGGGGATCTGGGCCCCAGAGTTCTGCCTTAGTCTGAGGTTACTGATCAGTTCGGAAACTTAACACTGTCCAGGTGCCTGTCAGGGGCAGCATGGGGGCTGCTGCCTCAGAGGTAGGGCTGGCTCCTTCTGTGTACCAGCTCTGGTCTCTGCCCATGGGGTCATGGGTGTGTCCCTGAAGGGTCACTGGTCACTTACCGGCCTCAGGAtcatcaatgcagagaaatctgAGTTCAATGAGGATCAGGCGGCCTGTGGGCAGCTGTGCATACGGAGATGTGAGTTTGGGGCTGAAGAGGACCAGGAGTGGCTGGCCCTGTGCTCAGAGGAGGTGAGTGCAGCTGGGCCTATGCCCATCTTACAGGCTGGGACCAGGACTGCAAGTTGAGGTTCTTGCTCTAGTGTCCCACTCTGGGCCGGGGAACAACTGGCGAAGCCAGGCAGAGCCTGATGCCAAGCCCTTCCGGCACAGCTTCTGACAGGTCATTACTGGGCCCTGTTTGATGGGCACGGCGGTCCGGCCGCGGCCATCCTCGCTGCCAACACCCTGCACTCCTGCCTGCGCCGGCAGCTGGAGGCCGTGGTGGAGGGTGTAGTGGCCACTCGGCCCCCCATGCACCTCAGCGGCCATTGCGTCTGCACCAGTGATCCCCAGTTTGTGGAAGAAAAGGGCATTAGGGCGGAAGACTTGGTGATCGGGGCTCTGGAGAGTGCCTTCCAGGAATGTGTGAGTGTGGCCTTTGCCTGGGGAAGGGTCCAGGGACCTGAGGGGCATCCCTGCCCACAGCAGTGGTTTCCTGGGATCTTTGCACTGGGAGGACAGGATGGGGTTGGCTTGTTAGTAGTGATCATCGCTATCATCATAAGCCCTCCCATTTATCCAGTTGTCTGGTATGCGCCAGGGGCTTTTCCGTGCCCCATACCTTGTGCACCCCTCTGGTCCTTCTTGGTGCAGGGGTGGCTTTCCCTTCCTCAGTTCTGATTAggacttccctccctcccaggggaTACGCCTAGATCCTCTGACCACAAGGATCCTGGAGTCAGAGCTAGACCTTGTGTGGGGACCACCAGGCTTGCTGTTGGGGAAGTGAACTCTGGGGTGGGGATTGGGGACAGAGTGGTCTGATGGCAGTGCCAGCAGCAGCTCAGGTGGCTTCGGTTTGCCCCAGGATGAGGTGATCGGGCGGGAGCTGGAGGCCTCGGGCCAGGTGGGCGGCTGCACAGCCCTGGTGGCTGTGTCCCTGCAGGGAAAGCTGTATGTGGCCAATGCTGGGGACAGCAGGTAAGAGCCAGAGGGTAGGCAGGGCGGGGTGGGCAGGCGGGCACCAGAGGCACGGGGGACAGTGAAAGGGGGTTGGAAGTGGAGGGATGGATATGGGGACTGACTGGTTAAGTTGCTTACGTACCTGGTGTGTCAGCTGAGTGGACAGCAGAtgccagggagggcaggaggcctgAGCCTTTATTCTGCAGGCTGTAGGTAGTCATGGGGGCTTTGAGCAAGAGATTGGCATAGGCAGAGCTGGTCCCTggtggctggaggaggggccAACAGGATGGAGGCCATGAACGAGGGCGGAGTCTGCCCCACAGACCTCTCTTTGTCAACCCCGTCCAGGGCCATATTGGTACGAAAAGATGAGATCCGGCCCCTGAGCTCGGAGTTCACCCCAGAGACTGAGCGGCAGCGGATCCAGCAGCTGGTAGGTATCTTGCAGAGGGAGGCTGTGGATCCCCAACTTGTGAGTCCCCAGTCACCAGAGGCcaccagagagcctgatctgtGCCTGGCCTCCCTACCCGAGGCCTTTGTCTACCCCGAGCTTCTGGCTGGTGAGTTCACCCGACTGGAGTTCCCTCGGCGACTGAAGGGTGATGACTTGGGGCAGAAGGTTTTGTTCCGGGATCACCACATGAGGGGCTGGTGAGCGAGGTGGGCTTGGGAGACAGTGGGGAGAGCCCTGGTGTCCAGGCCCAGTGTGTGGACTTGGGGCTGTCCTCTTTCAGCCTGGACAGGGTGGGCTCTGTGGTgcagggaggtgagggggtgggtggggcctgGGTTGACGCTGGGTCTGACCCTGGTAGGAGCTACAAGTGTGTGGAGAAGTCGGATCTCAAGTACCCACTGATCCATGGGCAGGGTAGGCAGGTCAGTGAATGGCCCCCTCTTAAGAACCCCTCTTAAATTGCTCCCTGGAGAGGGGGGAGCTCCCTTCTTCCTTGCTGGGTGGACTGGAGCTGGGGTCACGGAGTTTGCCCCAAAGCTACAGGATGTCTGTCCCTCATCCCAGGGCACCTGAGGGCCACGGTGCGCTTCCGTGTGCTTTATTTGCACATTTGACAACAAACAGCTGTCACCTCGTGTCTCCCTTGTCCCCAGGCTCGGTTACTGGGAACATTGGCCGTCTCCCGGGGCCTGGGAGACCATCAGCTCAGAGTCctggacacaaacattcagctcAAGCCCTTCTTGCTCTCTGTCCCACAGGTGAGTGGCCCACAGACAGTCCACACCAGCTTCCGTCTGCCCAGAAAGGCAGACGACGAGGCTGgcgggagcagggaagggagtgCTGAGGGACCCTCAGGCTTAACTTGCAGGTAACCGTACTGGATGTGGACCAACTGGAGCTACAGGAGGAGGATGTGGTTGTCATGGCAACTGATGGTCTCTGGGATGTCCTGTCCAATGAGCAGGTGGCACAGCTAGTGCGGAGCTTCCTCCCTGGCAACCGAGAGGACCCACACAGGTACTGTAGCTTCAACGACACCAGGAAGTAGTTGTGGCCGAGAAGACAGCGCTGGTGATGAACCTGGCTCAGGACAGGTGGTCAGGAGCAGAGAGGGCTATCTCAAACTTCTGGGGGGTGATGGTGGGTCCCCAAAATCTCTGGGTTCAGAAATCCCCAGGACCAAAATCTCCATGGTCCAACCTGTGGCCATCCCATGCTTGTGGCCTTGCC from Mustela erminea isolate mMusErm1 chromosome 1, mMusErm1.Pri, whole genome shotgun sequence harbors:
- the PPM1M gene encoding protein phosphatase 1M isoform X3; this encodes MSAGWFRRRFLPGGPLPAPRPPRPRASPVPYRRPRFLRGSGSGPGPADAPRRSDARPVRSPARGRALPWNAGYAEIINAEKSEFNEDQAACGQLCIRRCEFGAEEDQEWLALCSEELLTGHYWALFDGHGGPAAAILAANTLHSCLRRQLEAVVEGVVATRPPMHLSGHCVCTSDPQFVEEKGIRAEDLVIGALESAFQECDEVIGRELEASGQVGGCTALVAVSLQGKLYVANAGDSRAILVRKDEIRPLSSEFTPETERQRIQQLVGILQREAVDPQLVSPQSPEATREPDLCLASLPEAFVYPELLAGEFTRLEFPRRLKGDDLGQKVLFRDHHMRGWSYKCVEKSDLKYPLIHGQGRQARLLGTLAVSRGLGDHQLRVLDTNIQLKPFLLSVPQA
- the PPM1M gene encoding protein phosphatase 1M isoform X1 translates to MSAGWFRRRFLPGGPLPAPRPPRPRASPVPYRRPRFLRGSGSGPGPADAPRRSDARPVRSPARGRALPWNAGYAEIINAEKSEFNEDQAACGQLCIRRCEFGAEEDQEWLALCSEELLTGHYWALFDGHGGPAAAILAANTLHSCLRRQLEAVVEGVVATRPPMHLSGHCVCTSDPQFVEEKGIRAEDLVIGALESAFQECDEVIGRELEASGQVGGCTALVAVSLQGKLYVANAGDSRAILVRKDEIRPLSSEFTPETERQRIQQLVGILQREAVDPQLVSPQSPEATREPDLCLASLPEAFVYPELLAGEFTRLEFPRRLKGDDLGQKVLFRDHHMRGWSYKCVEKSDLKYPLIHGQGRQARLLGTLAVSRGLGDHQLRVLDTNIQLKPFLLSVPQVTVLDVDQLELQEEDVVVMATDGLWDVLSNEQVAQLVRSFLPGNREDPHRFSELAQMLIHSTQGKDDGPTGEGQVSYDDISVFVIPLHNQGQRSDGH
- the PPM1M gene encoding protein phosphatase 1M isoform X2; translated protein: MSAGWFRRRFLPGGPLPAPRPPRPRASPVPYRRPRFLRGSGSGPGPADAPRRSDARPVRSPARGRALPWNAGYAEIINAEKSEFNEDQAACGQLCIRRCEFGAEEDQEWLALCSEELLTGHYWALFDGHGGPAAAILAANTLHSCLRRQLEAVVEGVVATRPPMHLSGHCVCTSDPQFVEEKGIRAEDLVIGALESAFQECDEVIGRELEASGQVGGCTALVAVSLQGKLYVANAGDSRAILVRKDEIRPLSSEFTPETERQRIQQLAFVYPELLAGEFTRLEFPRRLKGDDLGQKVLFRDHHMRGWSYKCVEKSDLKYPLIHGQGRQARLLGTLAVSRGLGDHQLRVLDTNIQLKPFLLSVPQVTVLDVDQLELQEEDVVVMATDGLWDVLSNEQVAQLVRSFLPGNREDPHRFSELAQMLIHSTQGKDDGPTGEGQVSYDDISVFVIPLHNQGQRSDGH